Proteins from a genomic interval of Rhodopseudomonas julia:
- a CDS encoding aldo/keto reductase has translation MLDTPATTNLPTKRFGRTDMQITRVGFGAWAIGGPDWAVGWGAQDDAESVAAIRHAVSRGINWVDTAAVYGLGHSEEVVKKALADVPASERPYVFTKCGLVWDENDRKKMPARIGAADSLRREVEASLKRLGVERIDLYQMHWPANDGTPVEEYWQTLLELKKEGKIRAAGLSNHNAEQLQKAETVGHVDTLQPPFSAIKREVAEKELPWCDAHETGVIVYSPMQSGLLSGRFSVERARALPEDDWRSRNPDYTGEKLEKNLALADSLKPIAEKHGTTVPAVAVAWTLAWPSVTGAIVGARNPGQVDGWIDAATLELTKDDLADIAKAIETTGAGNGPAMPRV, from the coding sequence ATGCTCGACACACCAGCGACGACGAATCTGCCGACGAAACGCTTCGGCCGCACAGATATGCAGATCACCCGTGTCGGCTTCGGCGCCTGGGCGATCGGCGGTCCCGACTGGGCCGTCGGCTGGGGCGCACAGGATGATGCGGAATCCGTTGCCGCCATCCGTCACGCCGTGTCCCGCGGCATCAACTGGGTCGACACCGCCGCCGTCTATGGTCTCGGCCATTCCGAGGAGGTGGTGAAGAAGGCGCTCGCCGATGTCCCGGCCAGCGAACGCCCTTACGTCTTCACCAAATGCGGTCTCGTCTGGGACGAAAACGACCGCAAGAAGATGCCGGCGCGCATCGGCGCTGCCGACAGCCTGCGCCGCGAGGTGGAAGCCTCGCTGAAGCGCCTCGGCGTGGAGCGCATCGATCTTTATCAGATGCACTGGCCCGCCAATGACGGCACGCCGGTGGAAGAATACTGGCAGACGCTGCTGGAGCTGAAGAAGGAAGGCAAGATCCGCGCCGCCGGCCTCTCCAACCACAATGCCGAGCAGCTGCAAAAAGCGGAGACCGTCGGCCATGTCGACACGCTGCAGCCGCCGTTTTCGGCGATCAAACGCGAGGTGGCGGAGAAGGAACTGCCCTGGTGCGACGCGCATGAGACGGGCGTCATCGTCTATTCGCCGATGCAGTCGGGCCTTCTGAGCGGCCGCTTCAGCGTCGAGCGGGCACGGGCCCTGCCAGAGGATGACTGGCGCTCCAGAAATCCTGACTACACCGGCGAAAAGCTTGAAAAGAACCTCGCCCTTGCCGATAGCCTGAAGCCGATCGCAGAAAAGCACGGCACCACGGTGCCCGCCGTCGCCGTCGCCTGGACCCTCGCCTGGCCGAGCGTCACCGGCGCCATCGTCGGCGCCCGCAATCCGGGTCAGGTCGATGGCTGGATCGATGCGGCAACGCTCGAACTGACCAAGGACGATCTCGCTGACATCGCCAAAGCCATCGAAACAACCGGGGCCGGCAACGGTCCGGCCATGCCGAGGGTCTGA
- a CDS encoding transglutaminase-like domain-containing protein has protein sequence MKIRAGFEIEYECQQPTPMLLALSVHPSRLRDLETPHHITFEPEIPSRDYRDDFGNICTRIVAPAGLLRMSTEFTIRDEGLPDEVAPDARQTPVDELPDDVLLFLLGSRYCETDRLTDLAWSLFGHVPQGWKMVAAICDYAHERITFDYMKADPMRSAVNGNYEQTGVCRDFAHLAVALCRCMNIPARYCTGYLGDIGVPEDVNPMDFSAWFEAYLDGRWYTFDARHNHPRIGRILMARGRDATDVAISTSFGASRLAGFKVITDEIVGKAAA, from the coding sequence ATGAAGATCAGAGCCGGTTTCGAAATCGAATATGAGTGCCAGCAGCCGACGCCGATGCTGCTTGCCCTATCGGTGCATCCCTCGCGGCTGCGCGACCTTGAAACGCCACATCACATCACGTTCGAACCGGAGATCCCGTCGCGCGACTATCGTGACGATTTCGGCAATATCTGCACGCGCATCGTGGCCCCCGCCGGGCTGTTGCGCATGTCGACGGAATTCACCATCCGCGACGAGGGCCTCCCCGACGAGGTGGCGCCGGATGCGCGCCAGACGCCGGTCGACGAACTTCCCGACGACGTGCTTCTCTTCCTGCTCGGCAGTCGCTACTGCGAGACGGACCGGCTGACCGATCTCGCCTGGTCGCTCTTCGGTCATGTGCCGCAGGGCTGGAAGATGGTCGCGGCCATCTGCGACTACGCCCATGAGCGCATCACCTTCGACTACATGAAGGCCGATCCGATGCGCAGCGCCGTGAACGGCAATTACGAACAGACGGGTGTCTGCCGCGATTTCGCCCATCTCGCCGTCGCCCTGTGCCGTTGCATGAATATTCCCGCGCGCTACTGCACGGGTTATCTCGGCGATATCGGCGTTCCCGAAGACGTCAACCCGATGGATTTCAGCGCCTGGTTTGAGGCCTATCTCGACGGCCGCTGGTACACCTTCGACGCACGCCACAATCACCCGCGCATCGGGCGCATTCTGATGGCGCGCGGACGTGATGCGACCGACGTGGCGATCTCCACGAGTTTCGGCGCCTCGCGTCTTGCGGGCTTCAAGGTGATCACCGACGAAATCGTTGGAAAGGCCGCGGCCTGA
- a CDS encoding transglutaminase family protein, translated as MPIYTVTHVTTYRYQKRVGFGEHRMMFLPREGHDQHLLSSTLTITPEPVSLRWHDDALGNRVGVARFSGGSNSVLATSLVFESVIRVAHFRSHPAGINLDEEARFLPVSLSDEEKEDLRPFLFRRYPDPDGTLLRWAESFLDPSEPLPTFELLTAMIHAIRHDHAYIRRDHGIQDPAETLTLRSGTCRDFTELMIEALRALGLPARFVSGYLYVPARDSHDIHGGGATHAWVQVYLPGAGWVDIDPTNAILGNEGLIRIAVAREPSEVLPLSGSYIGMPDDDLGMEVMVKVVREEER; from the coding sequence GTGCCGATCTACACAGTCACACACGTCACGACCTATCGGTACCAGAAACGGGTCGGCTTCGGGGAGCATCGCATGATGTTCCTGCCGCGCGAGGGGCACGACCAGCACCTGCTCTCCTCCACCCTCACCATCACGCCGGAGCCGGTCAGCCTGCGCTGGCACGACGATGCGCTCGGCAACCGCGTCGGCGTCGCGCGCTTCAGTGGCGGCAGCAATTCGGTCCTGGCCACATCGCTCGTTTTCGAAAGCGTCATCCGCGTCGCGCATTTCCGCTCGCATCCCGCCGGCATCAATCTGGACGAGGAGGCGCGCTTCCTGCCGGTCTCGCTCAGCGATGAGGAAAAAGAGGATCTTCGTCCCTTCCTTTTCCGGCGCTATCCCGACCCCGACGGCACATTGTTGCGCTGGGCGGAGAGCTTTCTCGACCCTTCGGAGCCGCTTCCGACCTTCGAGCTGCTGACCGCGATGATCCACGCGATCCGGCACGACCATGCCTATATTCGCCGCGACCACGGTATCCAGGATCCCGCCGAAACGCTCACACTGCGCAGCGGCACCTGTCGCGATTTCACCGAACTGATGATTGAAGCCTTGCGCGCCCTCGGCCTGCCGGCGCGCTTCGTCTCCGGCTATCTCTATGTGCCGGCGCGCGACAGCCACGACATTCACGGCGGCGGCGCCACCCATGCCTGGGTGCAGGTCTATCTCCCCGGCGCAGGCTGGGTCGACATCGACCCGACGAATGCCATCCTCGGCAATGAAGGCTTGATCCGCATCGCCGTCGCCCGCGAGCCGAGCGAAGTCCTGCCGTTGTCCGGCTCATATATCGGCATGCCGGACGACGATCTCGGCATGGAGGTGATGGTCAAGGTCGTGCGCGAGGAGGAAAGGTGA
- a CDS encoding GFA family protein, with protein sequence MVDLPLHGRCFCGAIRFEAKSEPLQVSWCHCRDCRRQTGAPAVVWAGFPGDLVAWHGAPKDRQSSPGVTRSFCPDCGTPLTYLDSRLPGEIYIHAGLFDEADRLVPDRHAYVTAKLFWLHLDDTLAKYDDDTRHRPDVPHP encoded by the coding sequence ATGGTCGACCTGCCTTTGCACGGGCGCTGCTTTTGCGGCGCCATTCGCTTTGAGGCGAAAAGCGAACCTCTTCAGGTCTCCTGGTGCCATTGCCGCGATTGCCGTCGTCAGACGGGCGCGCCGGCCGTCGTCTGGGCCGGCTTTCCGGGCGATCTCGTCGCCTGGCACGGCGCACCGAAAGATCGGCAATCCTCTCCGGGCGTCACCCGCTCCTTCTGCCCCGATTGCGGCACGCCCTTGACCTATCTGGATTCCCGCCTCCCGGGCGAAATCTACATCCATGCTGGGCTTTTCGACGAAGCCGATCGTCTCGTGCCGGACAGGCACGCCTATGTGACGGCCAAACTCTTCTGGCTGCATCTCGACGACACTCTGGCAAAGTACGACGACGACACCCGCCACCGGCCGGACGTGCCCCACCCCTGA
- a CDS encoding TIGR00282 family metallophosphoesterase: MRILFLGDVVGRSGRKSVRHNLPSMVERWKLDFVVINGENAAGGFGITEKIFQELLDAGADCITTGNHAFDQKEALVFAERQERFLRPLNYPPQTPGRGANIYTARSGARVLVINVMGQLFMTALDDPIASVEREISAMPLGRDCDAIIVDFHAEATSEKQVMAAFLDGKASLVVGTHTHVPTADYRIQPGGTAMMTDIGMCGDYDSIIGMQKDEPLHRAVTKISSGRLGPAMEEATLSGIAVDVDDATGLARKVAAVRVGPHLERSVPTFWTDDD; this comes from the coding sequence GTGAGGATCCTGTTTCTCGGTGACGTCGTCGGCCGCTCCGGCCGCAAGTCGGTCAGACACAACCTCCCCTCCATGGTCGAGCGCTGGAAGCTCGATTTCGTCGTCATCAACGGCGAGAACGCCGCCGGTGGCTTCGGTATCACCGAAAAGATCTTCCAGGAGCTCCTCGACGCCGGCGCCGATTGCATCACGACAGGCAACCACGCCTTCGACCAGAAGGAGGCGCTCGTTTTTGCCGAACGGCAGGAACGGTTTCTGCGCCCGCTCAACTATCCGCCGCAAACGCCGGGCCGCGGCGCCAACATCTACACGGCCCGGTCCGGTGCCCGCGTCCTCGTCATCAATGTGATGGGGCAGCTCTTCATGACGGCCCTCGATGATCCGATCGCATCCGTGGAAAGAGAAATCTCCGCGATGCCGCTCGGCCGCGACTGCGACGCCATCATCGTCGATTTCCACGCCGAGGCGACGAGCGAAAAGCAGGTCATGGCGGCTTTTCTGGACGGCAAAGCAAGCCTCGTCGTCGGCACGCACACGCACGTGCCGACCGCCGATTACCGCATTCAGCCGGGCGGCACGGCCATGATGACCGACATCGGCATGTGCGGCGATTACGATTCCATCATCGGCATGCAGAAAGACGAACCTCTGCATCGCGCTGTGACGAAAATCTCTTCCGGTCGTCTCGGGCCCGCAATGGAAGAAGCGACCTTGTCGGGGATCGCCGTTGACGTCGATGATGCGACCGGGCTGGCGAGGAAGGTCGCGGCCGTGAGGGTCGGACCGCATCTGGAAAGATCCGTCCCGACCTTCTGGACCGACGACGACTGA
- a CDS encoding 5-formyltetrahydrofolate cyclo-ligase, with protein MDVSSAKAKLRTQALLRRAALGESERRLRSAHAVRHIEKLLRRGETVALFWPIRDEIDPRPLLPLIAAQDGTAALPAIVDHRLVFRHFLDEESLEAGTFGTRHPSPHHGEATPDLIVAPLAAFDRAGGRIGYGRGYYDTAVAELRARGHVPRLVGLAFSCQEVDIVPMEDHDIPLPLIATEDELIDTTAKPTEAL; from the coding sequence ATGGACGTCTCCTCAGCCAAGGCCAAGCTTCGCACGCAGGCATTGCTGCGGCGCGCAGCCCTCGGCGAGAGCGAGCGGCGCCTGCGCTCCGCCCACGCTGTCCGCCACATCGAAAAGCTCCTGCGACGAGGAGAGACGGTGGCGCTTTTCTGGCCGATCCGCGACGAGATCGATCCCCGGCCGCTCCTGCCGCTCATCGCGGCACAGGACGGCACAGCGGCTTTGCCGGCAATCGTCGACCACCGCCTCGTCTTCCGCCATTTTCTCGATGAGGAAAGCCTGGAGGCCGGCACCTTCGGCACCCGTCACCCCTCGCCTCATCACGGCGAAGCGACGCCCGATCTGATCGTTGCGCCGCTTGCCGCCTTCGATCGCGCGGGTGGGCGCATCGGCTATGGTCGCGGCTATTACGACACCGCGGTGGCGGAGCTTCGGGCGCGCGGCCACGTACCCCGTCTTGTGGGGCTCGCCTTCTCGTGTCAGGAGGTCGATATTGTTCCCATGGAAGATCACGATATCCCCCTCCCCCTCATCGCCACCGAAGACGAGCTCATCGACACCACCGCCAAGCCTACGGAGGCCCTGTGA
- a CDS encoding calcium-binding protein yields the protein MATFYGTENSETMVLGPGNDRALAYGGADTIFAGPGDTGDDNIFGGAGDDLIFGKLGDDDLRGGSGNDTIFGGDGADELDPDGAVSGEDIPDTAANVNHVFGGAGDDRIAPAEGSDFLGGGDGNDYIEGGGGNDVFFGGRDAGNDTLYAGAGNDTIYAGAGNDFLYAGDGNDILFGGDGSDVLFTGNGNTTLWGGAGDDWLYGSSKGFGPTTMAFVNGSGADTIYLFDIDQDRIDISAYGFSSNSAVSARAHEVQTTYHTNVVINLGGGSTIEIDDMELEDINDITFIF from the coding sequence ATGGCGACATTTTACGGAACCGAAAATTCCGAGACGATGGTCCTTGGGCCGGGGAACGACCGTGCGCTGGCCTATGGTGGCGCGGACACGATTTTCGCCGGCCCAGGCGATACCGGTGATGACAACATCTTCGGGGGCGCCGGAGATGACCTTATCTTTGGCAAGCTCGGCGATGATGATCTTCGCGGCGGGTCGGGCAACGACACGATTTTCGGCGGTGACGGGGCCGACGAGCTTGATCCAGATGGTGCAGTTTCTGGTGAAGACATCCCCGACACGGCGGCCAACGTGAACCACGTCTTTGGCGGCGCCGGCGACGACCGTATCGCGCCCGCAGAGGGCTCCGACTTCCTCGGCGGCGGCGACGGGAACGACTACATTGAGGGTGGCGGTGGCAACGACGTGTTCTTCGGCGGGCGGGATGCCGGCAACGATACGCTTTACGCAGGTGCCGGCAACGATACAATCTATGCGGGCGCGGGCAACGACTTCCTCTACGCTGGAGACGGCAACGACATCCTCTTCGGAGGAGACGGAAGCGACGTCCTCTTTACCGGGAATGGCAACACAACGTTGTGGGGTGGTGCCGGAGACGACTGGCTCTACGGCAGTTCAAAAGGCTTTGGCCCGACGACGATGGCGTTCGTAAATGGCTCGGGGGCCGACACCATCTATCTTTTCGACATCGACCAAGACCGAATAGATATCAGCGCCTACGGTTTCAGCTCGAACAGCGCGGTGAGCGCTCGGGCGCATGAGGTTCAGACAACCTACCATACGAACGTCGTCATCAATCTAGGCGGAGGCTCAACGATCGAGATCGACGACATGGAACTAGAAGATATCAATGACATAACATTTATCTTCTAG
- a CDS encoding universal stress protein, with product MFRTILVPADLAHADKLERALEAAASLAKQHGSRLILVGVSAALPSSLSHNPAEFAERLNEFAARQSDKHGVTFEAKAVTSHDPTRDLDQTLSEQVHETGADLVVMSSHVPGFAEHVFSSRAGYLATHSEVSVFVVR from the coding sequence ATGTTTCGAACCATTCTCGTGCCAGCGGATCTTGCCCATGCGGACAAGCTCGAGAGAGCCCTGGAGGCGGCTGCGAGCCTTGCCAAGCAACATGGCTCGCGCCTCATCCTCGTCGGGGTCTCGGCGGCTCTTCCCAGCTCTCTTTCCCATAATCCGGCCGAGTTCGCCGAAAGACTTAATGAATTCGCAGCCCGGCAGAGCGATAAGCACGGCGTTACATTTGAAGCCAAGGCGGTGACGAGCCACGATCCGACGCGAGATCTAGATCAGACGTTGAGCGAACAGGTTCATGAGACGGGCGCCGATCTCGTCGTCATGTCTTCCCATGTGCCCGGTTTCGCCGAACACGTTTTTTCGTCACGTGCCGGCTATCTTGCGACGCACAGCGAGGTTTCCGTCTTCGTCGTTCGCTGA